In Aspergillus fumigatus Af293 chromosome 4, whole genome shotgun sequence, one genomic interval encodes:
- a CDS encoding 3-deoxy-7-phosphoheptulonate synthase class II — MEDWTPSSWTTKPIKQDVVYDDREGVQAALSKLQKLPPLVTTQEIANLKKSLRNVALGKAFVLQGGDCAELFDYCNQDMIEAKLKLLLQMSLILIWGANKPVVRIARIAGQFAKPRSSPMEVVNGVEMPSFRGDNINGFAATAESRRPDPSRLVSAYFHSAATLNYMRASLSSGLADLHSPLDWGLGHVIEPSIKEKYERIVNRVKDALRFMHTVGIDTDRGVETVDVFTSHEGLLLEYEQSLTRLLRNPPTTTPQPTASYYATSAHFLWIGDRTRQLDGAHVEFFRGIANPIGIKIGPSMTPDELVRLLDIVNPNREIGKVTLISRYGASKISQHLPTHIAAVQRSGHLPVWQCDPMHGNTQTTPSGVKTRHFSDILSELRQALEIHRAAQSFLGGVHLELTGEAVTECVGGAGGLTEEGLSERYTTFCDPRLNEKQALELAFLVAGFYRDMDDVEGMNSI; from the exons ATGGAAGACTGGACTCCAAGCT CTTGGACTACGAAACCCATCAAACAAGATGTTGTCTATGATGATAGGGAAGGAGTCCAAGCCGCTCTGAGCAAGCTCCAGAAACTGCCTCCGCTTGTCACAACACAAGAG ATTGCGAATCTGAAAAAGAGCTTGCGAAATGTTGCCTTGGGCAAGGCTTTTGTTCTACAAGGCG GGGACTGTGCTGAGCTGTTCGATTACTGTAATCAGGATATGATAGAAGCGAAACTCAAActgcttctgcagatgaGTTTGATTTTGATCTGGG GCGCAAACAAACCTGTAGTGCGAATCGCACGTATAGCCGGGCAATTTGCCAA GCCCCGGTCAAGCCCTATGGAGGTAGTCAACGGCGTTGAGATGCCCTCGTTCCGCGGTGACAacatcaatggcttcgcTGCCACCGCAGAATCTCGCAGGCCAGACCCATCTCGGCTTGTTTCCGCGTACTTTCACTCCGCTGCCACGCTCAACTACATGCGCGCCTCACTCTCATCTGGTCTCGCGGATCTTCATTCCCCACTGGATTGGGGACTCGGTCACGTCATTGAGCCCTCAATCAAAGAGAAGTACGAGCGCATCGTCAACCGAGTCAAAGACGCGCTGCGTTTTATGCACACCGTCGGAATCGACACAGACCGAGGCGTCGAGACCGTCGACGTCTTCACCAGCCACGAGGGTCTCCTCCTCGAATACGAGCAGAGTCTCACCCGCCTCCTGCGCAACCCACCTACCACAACTCCACAACCCACAGCAAGCTACTACGCCACCTCCGCACACTTCCTCTGGATCGGCGACCGCACGCGCCAACTCGACGGCGCCCATGTCGAATTCTTCCGCGGCATCGCCAACCCCATCGGCATCAAGATCGGCCCCAGCATGACCCCCGACGAGCTCGTCCGCCTTCTCGACATCGTCAACCCCAACCGCGAAATCGGCAAGGTAACCCTGATCTCCCGCTACGGCGCCAGTAAGATCAGCCAGCACCTTCCCACCCACATAGCCGCCGTCCAACGCTCCGGCCACCTCCCCGTCTGGCAATGCGACCCCATGCATGGCAACACGCAGACTACCCCTTCAGGCGTGAAAACACGACACTTCAGCGACATCCTCTCCGAGCTGCGGCAGGCGCTCGAGATCCACCGCGCCGCGCAGTCCTTCCTCGGCGGCGTGCACCTCGAACTCACCGGCGAGGCCGTCACGGAGTGTGTCGGCGGTGCGGGCGGGCTGACCGAGGAGGGGCTGAGCGAGCGGTACACGACGTTCTGTGACCCGCGCCTGAACGAGAAGCAGGCGTTGGAGCTTGCCTTTTTGGTTGCCGGCTTCTACCGCGACATGGATGATGTGGAAGGGATGAACTCGATCTAA